Proteins encoded within one genomic window of Pirellulales bacterium:
- a CDS encoding DUF1080 domain-containing protein, translated as MHRPLCFVLLFACCGLLPLTCAAEEPVTKATIDGVGPGWRELGEADFVNVNCNADTWTWKDGVAHCTGQPVGVIRTQKTVTNFELVAQWRHLKSAGNSGIFVWTIPASLENLKPGSLPQGIEVQVLDHGYKTQYEAQNKKKADWFTTNGDVFRVGQAKLTPFPPISPDGSRSFPRKELSKGINEWNHYYVRAINGEVRLWVNGEEVSGGSGADPRTGYLCLESEGSPVEFRNLRIRELP; from the coding sequence ATGCATCGCCCGCTTTGTTTCGTATTGCTATTTGCTTGTTGTGGCCTGCTTCCGCTAACGTGTGCTGCCGAAGAACCGGTTACGAAAGCCACGATCGACGGCGTCGGGCCCGGCTGGCGCGAGCTGGGCGAGGCGGATTTTGTCAACGTGAATTGCAACGCCGACACCTGGACCTGGAAGGACGGCGTCGCGCACTGCACGGGACAGCCGGTCGGTGTCATCCGCACGCAAAAGACGGTCACGAATTTCGAACTGGTCGCCCAGTGGCGGCATCTGAAGTCGGCCGGAAATTCCGGGATTTTCGTGTGGACCATTCCCGCCTCGCTCGAGAACCTGAAGCCGGGCAGCCTGCCGCAGGGAATCGAAGTGCAAGTGCTGGATCACGGCTACAAAACGCAGTACGAAGCGCAAAACAAGAAGAAAGCCGACTGGTTCACAACCAACGGCGACGTGTTTCGCGTCGGCCAGGCCAAGCTCACGCCGTTTCCGCCGATCTCACCTGACGGATCGCGCAGCTTTCCCCGCAAGGAGCTGAGCAAGGGAATCAACGAATGGAATCACTACTACGTCCGCGCGATCAACGGCGAAGTGCGCCTGTGGGTCAACGGCGAAGAAGTATCCGGCGGCTCGGGTGCCGACCCGCGCACAGGCTACCTCTGTCTTGAATCAGAAGGCTCCCCCGTCGAATTCCGAAACCTGCGCATCCGCGAGTTGCCGTAA
- a CDS encoding PEP-CTERM sorting domain-containing protein, which translates to MRCASAVQLNAGDIVISADIGPTSGGEDYGLMRVDPATGDRTIISDATHGSGPQFDFSEAPTGGPPSGVSRMAGGQLLVSATNGLFSVDPATGDRTQITSRPAADAIQVGNQIYAVDGSELFRVDPTTGNATNLASLGGNAGALLYTDGLLFTSGPGSFESYSLTGNFVGSYLSTTVVYSMAATSDGNILFGTPSASIAGTAVGSFNPNVPDPFDYHSISSGTGAPIGAVPGLGVAPSGIVWAANVLFTTRATGNVLDIDPTTGNRSILSDATHGAGPTFVAPYGLTVVPEPGSFVLAAVGGFVLLALRRRK; encoded by the coding sequence GTGCGATGCGCCAGCGCCGTCCAATTGAACGCCGGTGACATCGTCATCTCGGCTGACATCGGTCCGACATCGGGGGGCGAGGATTACGGCTTGATGCGCGTCGACCCCGCTACTGGCGATCGGACGATCATTTCCGATGCCACGCATGGTAGTGGGCCGCAGTTCGATTTCAGTGAGGCTCCGACCGGCGGACCACCCTCGGGCGTCTCACGCATGGCGGGCGGACAACTGCTCGTTTCGGCGACGAACGGACTGTTCTCGGTCGACCCGGCGACAGGCGACCGCACGCAGATCACTTCGCGCCCGGCGGCCGATGCCATTCAGGTCGGTAATCAGATCTATGCGGTCGATGGGTCCGAGCTGTTCCGCGTCGATCCCACCACAGGTAACGCGACAAACCTGGCCAGCTTAGGTGGCAACGCTGGTGCCCTGCTCTATACCGATGGTTTGCTGTTTACGTCCGGCCCGGGCAGCTTTGAAAGCTATTCGCTAACCGGAAACTTCGTCGGCAGCTATCTTTCGACGACCGTGGTTTACTCGATGGCGGCCACCTCAGACGGCAACATATTGTTTGGCACCCCATCCGCCAGTATTGCTGGGACGGCCGTCGGTAGCTTCAACCCGAACGTCCCTGATCCCTTCGACTACCATTCGATCTCATCTGGTACAGGAGCACCCATCGGGGCGGTGCCAGGGCTCGGCGTCGCGCCCAGCGGCATCGTGTGGGCCGCGAACGTTCTCTTTACCACGAGGGCTACCGGCAACGTGCTCGATATCGATCCCACGACCGGCAATCGATCGATCCTCTCCGACGCCACGCACGGCGCCGGGCCGACGTTCGTCGCGCCGTACGGCCTGACGGTCGTGCCCGAGCCGGGATCGTTCGTACTCGCGGCCGTCGGTGGCTTTGTGCTACTCGCATTGCGCCGAAGGAAATAG
- a CDS encoding arylsulfatase — translation MFLNSVVGRFGRHWLSGLSIPIIVCIGAIISIAGISQANSAEPARRPNIVLILADDLGWSDLGCYGSEIATPNIDRLAANGTRFTQFYNAARCCPTRAALLTGLYPHVAGVGHMLQDWHPPSYTHSILPQTVTVAQLLHAAGYRTYHVGKWHVGGADNGNRPNHPMNRGFDHAYGTGGGGGYFDPNPLYMDREYIKAGENYYVTDAFSDNAVKFLDDHGRDNKDDPFFLHLCYTAPHFPLHAKPEDIAKYRGHYRGGWDRLREQRFARQKEIGLLSPETKLSRRDPVAKAWDDLSEADRDEWDLRMAVYAAMIDCMDQGVGRVMQAVDRLGARENTLVLFMSDNGASAEALNSWPNAGRGHNPGTPVGAPGSHRCLEIGWASAANTPFRMHKMWDHEGGISTPLVACWPAGIAARGTLTSEVGHVIDLMPTLLEVAGTSYPEQFGDHKPPPLSGQSLAKALAGEEAAPRTLAWEHEGNRAIRVGDWKLVAEFRGPWELYNLVDDRSETNNRAATEPERVKELTAAWQAWADQVGVVPWEELPGANYKPSPGYSRKSEYVAP, via the coding sequence ATGTTCCTTAATTCCGTCGTCGGTCGTTTTGGCCGACATTGGCTAAGCGGACTTTCTATTCCGATCATCGTCTGTATCGGCGCAATCATCTCGATAGCCGGTATTTCGCAGGCCAATTCGGCGGAGCCTGCGCGTCGACCGAATATCGTGTTGATTCTGGCCGACGACCTCGGTTGGTCGGACCTGGGATGCTATGGCTCAGAGATCGCGACGCCGAATATCGATCGGCTGGCCGCGAATGGAACGCGCTTCACGCAGTTTTACAACGCGGCCCGTTGTTGCCCGACCCGGGCGGCGCTGCTGACCGGCCTTTATCCGCACGTCGCCGGCGTGGGGCACATGCTGCAAGACTGGCACCCGCCCAGCTACACGCACAGCATTCTTCCCCAGACCGTGACCGTCGCACAATTGCTGCATGCCGCCGGTTATCGCACGTACCACGTCGGCAAATGGCACGTCGGCGGCGCGGACAATGGCAACCGGCCGAATCATCCAATGAACCGCGGCTTCGACCATGCTTACGGCACCGGGGGCGGCGGCGGCTACTTTGATCCGAATCCCTTGTACATGGATCGCGAGTACATCAAGGCGGGCGAGAACTACTACGTCACGGACGCGTTTTCTGATAACGCTGTGAAGTTTCTCGACGATCATGGCCGCGACAACAAAGACGATCCGTTCTTTTTGCACCTCTGCTACACGGCGCCTCACTTTCCGCTGCACGCCAAGCCTGAGGATATTGCCAAGTATCGCGGCCATTACCGCGGCGGCTGGGACCGCTTGCGCGAGCAGCGTTTTGCGCGGCAAAAGGAGATAGGGCTCCTCTCGCCCGAGACAAAACTGTCGCGGCGCGATCCCGTCGCGAAGGCCTGGGACGATCTATCCGAAGCCGATCGCGACGAATGGGATCTGCGGATGGCTGTCTACGCCGCTATGATCGATTGCATGGACCAGGGCGTGGGGCGCGTCATGCAGGCGGTCGATCGACTCGGCGCGCGCGAGAACACGCTCGTGCTGTTCATGTCCGACAATGGCGCCAGTGCCGAGGCGCTCAACTCGTGGCCGAATGCCGGCCGAGGCCACAATCCGGGCACGCCGGTCGGTGCGCCCGGCTCGCATCGCTGCCTCGAGATCGGTTGGGCCAGCGCCGCGAATACTCCTTTCCGCATGCACAAGATGTGGGATCACGAAGGGGGCATTTCGACGCCGCTCGTGGCATGCTGGCCGGCAGGCATAGCCGCGCGCGGCACGCTGACCAGCGAGGTCGGCCACGTGATTGACCTGATGCCCACACTGTTGGAAGTGGCTGGCACGAGCTATCCCGAACAATTCGGCGACCACAAACCGCCGCCCCTTTCAGGGCAGAGTCTGGCCAAGGCTTTGGCGGGCGAAGAGGCCGCTCCTCGCACGCTGGCCTGGGAGCACGAGGGAAACCGCGCGATCCGCGTCGGCGACTGGAAGCTGGTGGCCGAGTTCCGCGGTCCGTGGGAGCTGTACAATCTGGTCGACGATCGGTCCGAGACGAACAATCGCGCTGCGACCGAGCCCGAACGGGTCAAAGAACTGACCGCGGCCTGGCAAGCGTGGGCCGACCAGGTAGGAGTCGTGCCGTGGGAAGAATTGCCCGGCGCGAACTACAAACCCTCGCCCGGCTACAGCCGCAAGAGCGAATATGTGGCGCCGTAA